atgaggctaagcactgcctccacacTATATAAGGCCAATCATTgtctcaccattgcataaggctaaacgctgcctttctttgcatcggGCTAACCATTGCCCTCATCAcgtacaagactaagccttgtctcatCTCGTTCTCATATATGACTAAGCATCACCTGTTTCCTTTATCAAGCGAATGATATTAACACATACTTGCATTTCATGGGTTGAAACATCGCCTTATTGTCCGaagtctaagcattgcctttccttgcataagactaagcaccaACTCCATtctctgcatgaggctaagcactgcctccacacTATATAAGGCCAATCATTGTCTcacaattgcataaggctaaacgctgcctttctttgcatcggGCTAACCATTGCCCTTATCAcgtacaagactaagccttgtctcatCTCGTTCTCATATATGACTAAGCATCACCTGTTTCCTTTATCAAGCGAATGATATTAACACATACTTGCATTTCATGGGTTGAAACATCGCCTTattgtccgaaggcgtcatagtccaaaggcactATCCTCATAGCCCggagacaccatgccatggcctaaATATCagtattcaaaggcgtcatagtccggaggcaccatcctcatggcacGAGGACATAAttccatggcctgcgaatcccttatcatacgcttcacgGCCTAGGActtcatggtctaaggacatcatcctcatcattcgaagacaaccttcatggtccaaagggaatttgcatcatgtttaaattacgCAATAACCCCATATATTcgcatgcatcgtgttttaagttttgcaggtaaatCGGGAGGTAACCACTCTACAAACAAGAGCAATTCTCGCTCCGGTTTCCATTCACAATGTTTATGTCCTTCGATTATCTCAAACATAACCGATGATCAGCAATTGATTAGCTATTGTTCTATAACCGATCAAATATTTGCCTTATACATCCGTAacgttcaaattcgcattcatagATCCACCTAAAATTATCTGTTACCTACGGCACTATCCTATCCCAAAGATCCCTTTTGAAACACACGACCAATCTTATAATAACTTCATCGATTTCGttcgccgttggatccagaactacacatgacCTGATTCTCGTAATACCAAGAATATGTAAgaaactcaagaaccagggttcagaccctatttttttaaaatacatcattcctcactcacttcggacaaaattggtcatcactttctttacccgacaactctttcatcatttccGGGTAAAGAGGGACAGTTGTTGATATCCAATTTTACCctctttattttttcaaatagtatatatactttcaaaatatcattttgcattattACCTAATTTGCAagggtcatataagtattttctataatttttaaagctttaaaattaattttttcttgcattttaattgttcaaaatatttattactccttcaaattattctgtgatgacttaatcatataaatttattatttgtatccACATGTAggtttcataatatttttaccTCATTTTATATATAGTTAGATTTGTATTTTGGGGCTATTTACACAATTTTgaaataatagcctatatgttaTACATAATTACATTGTTTCACATTATTTGTGCAAAAATagcattttaaatatttttataacgACGagctattatttttaattattttattgtataagtaatatttttattatttagtattattttttataaattatttttgtatatttaattTATTGCCCTAATTAAGCTAATTTCGGACCAATTAAGGTCCAAACAAATGAGCCCATTCCTGATCGACCCCCAAAAGCCCAACACCAAACGACCCAATAGATCTGCCCCAGTCCAAGACCCGTTACACCCGACCCAGCTCATTTAAAATCTCAGCCGTTGATAAAAAACGATCAACGACTCACAACATCTCCCCCTTTAGCCTTATAGCAcaaccccaaaccctaacccatttTTTCAACCGGCCGCCCTTATACACCCTTATCCTCTTCTTCTCCCTTgaagaaaccctagccgcctccacCCTTATCCTCTCTAACTCCGACCTCAACATGGAATCACTTCATGATTCCCTTTCCTTTTATGCTCTGTCTCGTTATTTCTTACACGATTTTGGTATCACATAGTACTCGCCTATTTTTGGCAAGTGCCAGGCTCCGAAGCAAGGGAATCAAGCTCCATTTTGTTTATATCCATACGATATTTCATCTGTATACACTCATTACCAGGCTATATGGGTCTGATTCAGTGAGATCTCTAACTATTTATGTTCTCCTTCTTGAACTAGGGTTTACCCGAtttttctcctaaattgattctgaattgattttgtatgcttttctttccttattttgtgtTTGATTAATTATGTTTCCTTGTTGTTCGTTcaattttactactatataaacctccTCCCTCGTTCCCCTTAAGAGGTCTGAACGAGGAATGCTACAACTACTGTTACCACTACTATTATCCTCTCTACTCCCATTCTTCTTTACTTTATGCACTCTTGGTTatggctggctgaaagccaaggccactagaATGGTCTCTAATTACCTCtctagtgcgagcactgctcggggctcgTTTGAAGCTCCTGTAAACTCTAACGCACTAGGGGTGTGGAATCATGTTGCTGTTCTTATTTTGCTACTGCCATTTGGTGATTCTTCTCTATTTGTTGTTAAATTTACAAATTGGTCAGTTCACAATCTCTCTCAGTTATGTTTCTTCCCTATTTGTAATCATGCTTCTGAATATCCTTATTATGTGGGCTTTTCAAAGCCAATATGATATTATACCGatatttatttgatttatttttaaTTCTTCATCTGGATTTGTGTAAGTTAGCATGATTAGAAGATTTCCTTGGTTGTGACACTTGTTTGAAGTTTTTATGTTTATGAATGCCTAATCTCTCACATTGACTATTTAATACTGTATCTTTATGTCTCAATTTGGACGCTTGCCCTAAAACTCTAGAGAATTACTGCATATCCCACATTTGTCTTAATAAGTTTCTGAATCCTTAATGTAGGCCGTACTGTTGTCTTTATTTACATGAATCCTATGCTTTAACCAAACACGTGGCTTTAAGAATTGCAATATGGTGTTTAGCCAACTCTGTACTCTTAAGTATTACCTAGGTTCCCAGTTGAATCTTACTACACTTAGTTTTCCTGTATTGTGCATGGTTGACAGGTTTAAGTTCTGAAATTTGTCTGCTCTGTTTAACCTTAAGTAGGCAATGTCTTCTACTATGATATTTTTGAACTAGAGAAACTTTGTATCATACTCAGCACAATTGAGATTCTTATTAGCCGTTATAGATCATGCTTGTCCTCTTGTTTACTATGTGTAATTGTCATCCTCTGACTATGGCTCTATCAGACCATCCTAACTTAGATTTATAGTTTTAAAATCCCTTTTAGACTAATTCTTAACCATGCCCAACCCTAGACTCACTCCAGAAGGCTCAATATGTGCATCATGTGTGTGCTTACCCTGTTAACTCTAAATGGCATGTTTCCTCAACTCTCATGATGTTATGTCTTTAGCATGCTCTCACCTGCTTAATGATTTAACCATGTTATTATTTTGCCATTTCAAACTTACCATGTTGAAATTAAGTTTATTGATTCTCCTAGTTCTTATTCCTTGCTTAATCAAATCTGTCAGTCTTGCTTCTGAAATGCCTATGTGTTCATGAATCCTGCTAAATGTCACATAATCATGTCTCTATGAGGTGTTGCTTTAGAACTGTTTAGTTGATTTCCATGTGTGGTCCATTAATTTATTCGGTAAAGTGGTCAATATTGTAACTACTGGGCTAGATAGAGAGGCATATCTAGGATTTCTAGAACATTGGTGCACTACtgaagaaaggagaaaaaaatgTGTTAAGTGGGAATTGATCCCCGTTTCTTTGAGTAGATAATTAAATATTGAACCAAGTGCACCATTAAATCTTTATGGAGCATGGGTGCCTACACATAATAGTGGACCAATTCTAggaaatatgtacataaaatacttagtttgGCAAAAGGACCATGGGTTCACGTGCCTCGTAATTTTGATTATAGATCTGCCCCTGGCTGGATATGAGTCTGTATGCTGCTTTGGGTTATGCAAATGGACATACCCTCCTATTTTGTGAAGTGTTTGGGTCTGGGCCTGCTATTCGAGTGAAAGAGTCTGTTGAAGGCCCAGACAGTGCTGGGTAAGCTCTTTTTGGGTCTGCTCTATTTGTTGGGGCCTGTAATCATCTCGATTATATAATATTTGCATTTGTTTCCCCTTTTATCTTTGGGCTTGTAATAATTTGTAACCAAACAATTGGGGCGTTAATGAAATTGGAAAAAATGGGTATACTCTATTCTCGCATGAAGGGGCAGAAAGCATACCTATAGGGTCTAAATATTTTATTTGCTATCTCGATTGACATGCCAATAGGAACCCAAGCACTTCACTTGCTTCACATGTTCTATTCTTGTGCACTACTAAAAACCATGCCTATAAAAATCTAAGTGCTTCACTGGTTCACATGCTCCACTTCTATACGctattagatagcatgcctataggatataatAATACATATTTTGCTAATGTCcgtctagataccatgtctatagggtttcAATTAATCAATCAAACAACTGCTTCTATTGCTCTTGATACACTGCTCctttagatatcatgactatatgATCTTAATCAATTACTTTGTTACTTCGTCGCATTGCCACACTTAGACGACATTGTGTCACAGTAAGGTCATCTTGTTTGAGGTTTTGGAACTGCATATGAAGATTAAGGATTTTAGTACTGGAGGGAGAAGATAAGGCTTCTTCCAAAGCATCCCAAATAGCTTTGGAAGTATTCAATCCAATGATGATGGGTATGGTTTCTTCTAAAAGAGAAGATATGAAAAGACTCATGATCATCTGATCCTGTTGGATCCAATTTATATATTCTATGTTGTGCTTAATAGTGTACGAACCTTCAACAACAAGCAAAGAAGGTGGACATGGCTTTGAACCATCAATGAAACCATGAAGATTTTGACCACGTAGGAAGGGCAGCAATTGCGTTTTCCAGAATAAATAACTTGTGGAATTTAGTTTGATAGAGATAAAGTGGTGAGCATGGTTAAGAGGGTTGGAAGAGGGAGAAAAAGACATTACAGGGATTGAGAAAGAAGATGAAACGTTAGGAGACAGGGAGGAGGTCGAAGAAGAGTTGGTCCCAGTGTCTGATACCATATTAGACTGATGTTAAAGGGGATAATAACTGGAGCTCTTCATTCACTTGCAAATACAATGATACAACAATATTTATAATACAACACAGTAGTAGTATTCTAGATGGAACCAACTACTGTATGACAGCTACAAAAGAGTCCTAACTACTGGAGGTTGTTGGTTTAGGAGTCAACCTTGTGTGTTCTTAGGGTACAATCCATCACACCATGGTTATCGATGTCTTGATACATGCTCTGGCAGATTATATATTGCACGACATGTTCGTTTGACGAAACTCAATTTCCCTTTGCTAAGAAGTCTATTATTGGACCACCACCTTCTACAAATGTGCAACCATGGGTTACAGTTCCTATCACCTTAACAACTTCTCCACCTTTCCAGTCTTGGATTGCTTCACCCCACCTGTCGTCCGTCAACTTCTCAGCAGTTACAAGCACACCCTCTTCTCATCCAGTTTCTTTGGTATTGAACTCATCCTCGCCTCCACCTCTTGTCTCACCGAGTTCTGATTTACCTGCTAACAATGTTAACCCAGCTCATGTTGATAATCCTAATTCACATGCTCCTATAGACTCCTCCATTCTATCGGATGATTCATCTCGGTACCCTTTGCCTACTCAACCTTCCTCACAACCTCCCATTTCAACTACTCTAGCTGCACCTAAATGTAAATCAAAAGTTGTTAACCCAACTCATGCTTGATACATTTAGATGGGAAATACAGCTTAAAAGTCTTCTATTTGAAGTATTATGCTTCTTGTTATACTTTTGAAAAATTGGTTTAATGCAGCTTTTGACATAAACTTTCTTATGAATTAGGACTGTAGAAATTTAGATAATCCGGGGGTCCAACCTACAAAATTTAGAACCCTATTTTGGTAATTTATCTATCAGTCAAAAAATCAAAAGACAGGACTCGAGGCTATTTTGTGCTTACTGATTGTTCTATGAATACTTTTGAGGCCAATCCCAAAATTGACAACGTGAAATATGATCATACTTCTCTGTTATTCATTGGTTGCTAAGTATTCTCATTGTTAATGGAGTTCAATTTGAATCCATCGGACTACTAGAAAGCAACGGAAAGAAATCACATATAATCACAAAGTTAAAGAGTGTTGACAAGAATATTGAGTTTTGATGATAATTAGATGTTGAATATTCTGTACACTTGTTGAGTATCATGTATCTATTGCAAAACTTATCACATTTAGGTCAACAAACTAGCAATTCCAGGTTTCTTAGTTCTTAAAGGTATAAAGTTGATGAGTATGACTAGAAGCTACTGATACAAGCAACGCACTCTGAAGATCTACAGCTACACCTCTTTCGATGAGTGATATGATGTAGTTCATGAATATGGAATCACACGGTAATGTGATAGGTCCATCACTCGGAAGTCCAAACTCTTCTTCAGACGTGCAATAGTTGTCTGATTATCTCGTGTTTTAGATAAGCCAAAGGAAGAATGTGTAAAGTTTACCCTACTTATTCTGGAGTTAGGTCCTAAAAACAGGAAGAATGAATGAAGAAAAAAATCCGTTAAAACAGGTTACTTACCGTTTACTTAATTAGATTATCAATCAATGCTATTAAACAAGGTTACTTGCAACTATCTTTTTAAGATTTAAGCTTTTAGTCCATAGAACTTAAACTCATAATTTGGGACTATATCAAGATAATGAACGCTGAATCACACGGTAATGTAATAGGGCCACCACTCGGTAGCCCAAACTCTTTTCCGGACATGCTTAAGAGTTGCCTAATGACCTCATTTTCAAGGTAAGCCAATGGAGTGACGAAGCGAGCTTGATCAGCTGTATATACTACAAAATGGCCTTTCTCAGCTATAGAAGATGAGGATGTACTATAACTGTCTGCATCACTACCATTTCTTGGAAATGCAATCCTCTTCCTCTGCTTGGCCGCGAACCTTTGCCATCTCCTGGCCATCTTGATGAGTTTCTTAGCACTGATCATTGTCTTTGCTCTGGAAGATTTGAAACAAGAAAGTAAACTATATAGATGACttaattgatattgcttttttTTATGATGAAAAGGCTCATGGAAAaggaaacatatatatataaagaggcTGTAGACAGGCTTTGAGTTGGAGCTGAAGTTTTGCTACTAACAACCAAAGGCAAAGCCATGTGCTGATGCTTGTTGGTCATGTTGATATGGGTCCTTAAATTGGTGAAAAAATCATCTTTTCACTTTGATTGACAGCAACTTGGACCTATTAGTTAGGCTATCAGCTCAAACATGGGACTTCTCACAAAAACTCAAACTCATAATTTAGAATTAGTCCGAACCCAAGCTAAATTTGGTATACAACAAATTCAACTTTAGCCATATTAACATTTGGATATACAACTTGACAAACCTAAATTTAGTAATTTGGTCTAGGCGGTCTTCTATTTCATCAAATTAGACCGCAATGAGTTATAATTCAATCATGTCTCTCAAATGACTAAGCGAAACTTGAGTTATAATTCAATCATGTCTCTCAAACGACTAAGCGAAACTTGAGATAGGTGGACCAATTTAGTAGATATAAATTATGTAGACACGTTAAGAAATAGTGAACCAACATATACTTGTAAGTCAAAACTCACAAGAGCAGGGCGACAAGCCCCCAACAAAGGTAGTAGTCAAATCGGGTATGTCCCCCCTTATTCCCGACACGCTATAGTACCCCGAAGTGGCTAGGAACGGGTCATGTCTTATTGAATATAATCTACTCAACACGGAGCGGTACAGGCGTACATGATATTATGACGACCCCTCTTTTCGTACCGTTTGGGGTGCTTAACATCACTTCGCCAATTGGCATTACCTGCCTTCTATCAATGTTCCAATGATTGGGCTGGGACAGGATTCAAACATGCAATCTTCGGGTCAT
This sequence is a window from Nicotiana tomentosiformis chromosome 5, ASM39032v3, whole genome shotgun sequence. Protein-coding genes within it:
- the LOC104096421 gene encoding auxin-responsive protein SAUR68-like, whose product is MISAKKLIKMARRWQRFAAKQRKRIAFPRNGSDADSYSTSSSSIAEKGHFVVYTADQARFVTPLAYLENEVIRQLLSMSGKEFGLPSGGPITLPCDSAFIILI